A region of Toxotes jaculatrix isolate fToxJac2 chromosome 23, fToxJac2.pri, whole genome shotgun sequence DNA encodes the following proteins:
- the cbln11 gene encoding cerebellin 11, with amino-acid sequence MEFRALLLLSLLGFLFVEPGFGQRGDMDINQWMESKEKLIKNLQDKVKDVERQQDDVEALEARLNATVDELKRQKAEMDTMKKENEGLKTRLNASEREIEKLKQSIGNAAPQVAFSASLANSGEIYRGPCTDKTLVFKRIFSNTGNAYNENTGIFTAPLNGLYYFSFSTYGYNSHVMGAILMKNAVHQISTYDAPTADGSDTSSNAVVLQLAAGDKVHMELWDNGRVFDNLNGHTTFSGFLLFPM; translated from the exons ATGGAGTTCAGGGCTTTGCTTCTGCTGAGCCTCCTGGGATTCTTGTTTGTGGAACCAGGGTTTGGACAGAGAGGTGACATGGACATTAATCAGTGGATGGAAAGTAAAGAGAAACTGATTAAGAATTTGCAGGACAAAGTGAAAGATGTAGAAAGACAGCAGGATGATGTTGAGGCACTGGAGGCCAGGCTCAATGCGACTGTAGACgagctgaagagacagaaagctgaAATGGACACAATGAAGAAAGAGAATGAAG GCTTGAAAACAAGACTGAATGCCTCAGAGAGGGAgattgagaagctgaaacagaGTATTGGTAATG ctgctcctcaggtCGCGTTCTCTGCCTCCTTGGCAAATTCTGGTGAGATTTACAGAGGCCCCTGCACAGACAAGACTCTGGTTTTTAAAAGGATCTTCTCAAACACTGGCAACGCTTACAATGAAAATACAG GAATCTTCACAGCGCCACTGAATGGTCTCTACTACTTTAGCTTCAGTACCTACGGCTACAACTCTCATGTAATGGGGGCCATATTAATGAAGAATGCTGTGCATCAAATTTCAACCTATGATGCCCCCACAGCAGATGGCTCGGACACTAGCAGTAATGCTGTTGTTCTGCAACTGGCTGCTGGTGACAAGGTGCACATGGAGCTGTGGGATAACGGCAGAGTGTTTGATAACCTGAATGGACACACAACCTTCAGTGGTTTTCTCCTCTTCCCAATGTAG
- the si:ch211-63p21.1 gene encoding uncharacterized protein si:ch211-63p21.1 isoform X1 → MLRRESDSHGLFSSGETSDNDCEMGASCVEVDVVCLCEAGPCTLYSEAHTPTPDTLLCEHCGKNRVMITRYSEGYGTEEECVLSDPQGESDADADIEDTDCRLQEPGSLQRISSRRRKRPRVARQDTTESEDDGGRSHRSHRWNLRLSPDRAHSRTILEESISQVRPLIICRPNVERQKSPVEMSRGSKLMSLWPSSLSLPLILLLSLPLSLSLVIVIVSFLLPWASA, encoded by the exons atgctGCGGAGGGAATCTGACTCCCACGGCCTCTTTTCCTCCGGTGAGACGTCTGACAACGACTGTGAG atgGGGGCGAGTTGTGTAGAGGTAGATGTAGTGTGTCTATGCGAGGCCGGTCCCTGTACACTTTACTCAGAAGCACACACGCCTACGCCG GACACACTGCTGTGTGAACACTGTGGAAAAAACAGAGTAATGATAACCAGGTACTCTGAGGGATACGGCACAGAG GAGGAGTGTGTATTATCTGACCCTCAGGGGGAGAGTGATGCAGATGCTGATATAGAGGATACAGATTGCAG ACTCCAGGAGCCGGGTTCCCTCCAGCGAATTAGCTCTCGGCGACGCAAGCGTCCACGGGTAGCACGGCAGGACACCACTGAGAGTGAAGACGATGGTGGGAGGAGTCACAGATCCCATCGCTGGAACCTCAGGCTCAGTCCTGACAGAGCACACAGCAGGACCATACtggag GAGAGCATATCACAGGTCAGGCCACTGATCATCTGCCGGCCAAATGTCGAGCGGCAGAAGAGTCCGGTCGAAATGTCACGAGGTTCCAAACTGATGTCTCTGTGGCcgtcatccctctctcttcctcttatcctcctcctctcgctgcccctctccctctccctcgtCATTGTTATCGTGTCTTTCCTCCTCCCGTGGGCCAGTGCTTGA
- the si:ch211-63p21.2 gene encoding FH1/FH2 domain-containing protein 1, producing the protein MKESDQTKDNSLTWDLDQSWHSILKPAARLCLNTLDFSDLWDEEDSTEDEGSNSINESSTCLQAPPAPPPLPPPPPPLAPALPSASLKDTTIKCRTLKLHWRELQSLAPLPRMTRFGTQTIWAGLEPVHLDTNRLEYLFETKGSSNCFNVTPGRQKQPSISVLGMKRSNIITIALSSLPPPRLLPPAIYSMDSSVLDREDIQRLQALIPTEEELCLIKDAKAQNSHSHLAQAELCLLTLGEISHLTSRLQLWAFALDYDSLEREIAEPLFHLKLAMEQLAASHTFRCILATVLAIGNFLNGCKARGFELSYLGKLSQVRDTHSRQPLLHHVCVLLLQLYPQSSDLYSDISAVTKAGKCDYSLVQSNLTQLEALCKASWEQLKALDKAEEKRKGGKAEKWRGGVRDDALAPEGSLRHRLPKILKEYEERLKVLRAVHRRVINRFHSFLLFLGYSRAMVRDTKAEDFCKTISNFSLEYRTTQQGILLQRERERQKSEAESPSPNTPVGRRRRQLTPTQECERSEEQCKLEEVLRTPESALRLDATLPRNRRRMADIQGPFSRKWKW; encoded by the exons ATGAAGGAGTCAGATCAAACCAAGGATAACTCCCTGACATGGGATTTAGACCAGTCCTGGCATTCAATCCTCAAACCGGCAGCACGTCTTTGCCTCAACACCTTGGATTTCTCAGACCTCTGGGATGAGGAGGACAGTACAGAGGATGAGGGAAGCAATTCGATCAATGAATCATCGACATGTCTCCAAGCCCCTCCAGcaccccctcctcttcctcctcctcctcctcctcttgcccCAGCTTTGCCCTCAGCCTCCCTTAAAGATACGACCATCAAATGTCGCACCTTAAAGCTCCACTggagggaactgcagagtttgGCTCCCCTGCCTAGGATGACCCGCTTTGGGACTCAGACAATTTGGGCTGGCCTTGAACCAGTCCATTTGGATACTAACCGACTGGAGTACCTGTTTGAGACTAAGGGCAGTAGCAACTGCTTTAATGTGACTCCTGGGCGGCAG AAACAGCCATCCATCTCAGTGTTGGGGATGAAGCGAAGTAACATCATAACCATTGCACTGAGCAGCCTGCCCCCTCCCCGCCTCCTCCCCCCGGCTATCTACAGCATGGACAGCAGCGTGctggacagagaggacattCAG CGGCTTCAAGCATTAATCCCAACAGAAGAGGAGCTATGTCTGATTAAGGACGCCAAGGCACAGAACTCCCACTCTCATCTGGCCCAGGCCGAGCTCTGCCTCCTCACTTTAGGGGAAATCTCTCACCTGACCTCCAGGCTTCAGCTGTGGGCCTTCGCTCTGGACTATGACTCCTTAGAGAGG GAAATTGCAGAGCCTCTCTTCCATCTGAAGTTGGCCATGGAACAGCTAGCAGCCAGCCACACCTTTAGATGTATTCTAGCAACAGTGTTAGCAATCGGCAACTTTCTAAATGGATGTAAG GCCCGTGGTTTTGAACTGAGCTACCTGGGCAAGCTGTCCCAGGTGAGGGATACACACTCCCGCCAGCCCCTCCTGCACCACGTCTGTGTGCTACTCCTGCAGCTCTACCCACAATCCTCTGATCTCTACTCCGACATCAGTGCTGTTACTAAAGCTGGCAAG TGTGATTACTCCTTAGTCCAGTCCAACCTTACTCAGCTAGAGGCCCTGTGCAAAGCATCATGGGAGCAGCTGAAAGCACTTGATAAGgctgaggaaaagaggaaaggaggaaaggcGGAGAAGTGGAGGGGTGGAGTAAGAGATGACGCCCTGGCCCCAGAAGGTTCACTCCGTCACCGGCTGCCGAAGATTTTAAAAGAGTACGAGGAGAGACTGAAGGTCCTCAGAGCTGTCCATCGTCGGGTTATCAACAG GTTCCACTCTTTCCTCTTATTCCTAGGCTACTCCCGAGCTATGGTGAGAGACACTAAAGCAGAGGACTTCTGCAAAACCATCAGTAACTTTTCTCTGGAGTACAGGACCACACAGCAGGGcatcctgctgcagagagagagggaacgaCAGAAAAGCGAAGCAGAAAGCCCAAGCCCCAACACTCCTGTGGGCAGGAGGAGACGTCAACTAACTCCCACACAG GAGTGTGAGAGAAGTGAGGAGCAGTGTAAGCTGGAGGAGGTGCTGAGAACACCTGAGTCCGCCTTGAGGCTGGATGCCACTCTGCCCCGAAACCGTAGGAGGATGGCTGACATCCAAG GTCCATTCTCTCGGAAATGGAAGTGGTGA
- the LOC121177434 gene encoding uncharacterized protein LOC121177434 gives MAVANPGLQEGWDEWKTEMEEKRRRKWKEMVTRWENMEVDEEGEEEEDDGEEKDTESEEKEVSEEEGEEENEAGGKGKEGEEMEEESKQEEEGEKKVKKKAKVNEEIKGKVKEARDIEEEEEDEEREDEVEREAEVNEEVDEEEEEGVMEAELLGTDVEREARGNEDMVERERGVRETEQLEQEGELEEEINVKVDEEVDVGEVMEVKEAERVEEENDGKDEQPEQEKTGLYDLRAEFSLDMNQSGSEDERVLQNQDSTAQEDGTIKEEDNFSDSVESDNEDSELMGSEDESCHSIKTEETASEKQDRDPEELEDPVEKSRKNESSIPEVRTSNEQKDEEVKEAEWVEEENDGKDEQPEQENIEHYDLRAEFSEHMNQSGSEDEHVLQNQDSTAQEDGTIKEEDKFSDSVESDNEDSDLMGSEDESCHIMKTEGTATEKQDRDPEELEDPDVKSRTNENSIPEVWTSKEQKDEEDETEKHTDEEETVGESLTTHAEVNVQDYQEKDQEEEDDSTDDEEAEHSMYEDVESTDEDVVKIYCKDDYPTDIFRTLTEFRDSFLLTDLNLRTEDGKSFHVHSPVLAAVSSVIWESLSRSDMENDRADERKDDATSVGNRWSVSLGPEVDHTGLRAVVEFAYSGLVSCLNKDTIEQIKAAAQALGAPRVLDLCTEEKSTKTGLQKEKERISAAEQMMISLQSIKQLWMDRVGCDVVLEAIGESLYVHRVILAVSSDYFRGMFTSGMKESLQPCVTLPFLLASELEVLISCSYNGALPLSWRCVFEITSTALQLQYQPALSLCLNFLQQEINPHSCLDVASFAEAYEMAQLLEVAEDFVLRQFEKVACTLKFKDLPATQLLKYLNSQSLCVPSELVVFKAVVAWIQAKPKKRLRLAKELMKTINFPLMTFKEFKEVQALNMWLDHSLAELYEAVFEDFCSNETAPQSQCRIYLPKESLVLIGGEQISEDLGSRSISRELWFGNSLRNHTGIKKAMEWRKLGEMPEPERFSHEVAVLKGQLYVFGGKRYYGIGDTLNSVYRYDPHQNSWESLAEMQEKRCSFSVVVLDGKMYAIGGHCDPEYIDSVEQYCPTANSWSFTWSLDLPLSGHVAKVLQGQIFVSGGLNSDYKCLASMFLYHPETGSTYLANMTKPRAHHCMETLGDRLYVAGGITTDKNMTIVDQLDCEVYNPIADSWTAFTSLPVPHVGAGSAVLEGKFYVLGGYSQEDYSDTKMVHRYDPTKQRWENMGKMPGPNNDIRASLLSLPSHFRL, from the exons ATGGCAGTAGCTAATCCAGGCCTCCAGGAGGGGTGGGACGAATggaagacagagatggaggagaaaaggaggaggaaatggaaGGAGATGGTGACTCGTTGGGAAAATATGGAGGTggatgaggagggagaagaagaggaggatgatggggAGGAAAAGGACACGGAAAGTGAGGAAAAGGAagtgagtgaggaggagggagaggaggaaaatgaagcAGGTGGGaagggaaaagaaggagaagaaatggaggaggaaagtaaacaggaggaagaaggagagaagaaggtaAAGAAGAAGGCAAAGGTGAATGAAGAGATAAAGGGGAAGGTGAAGGAAGCACGGGACattgaagaggaggaggaggacgaggaaagagaagatgagGTAGAGAGGGAGGCTGAGGTGAAtgaggaggtggatgaggaagaggaggagggggtgatgGAAGCAGAACTGCTTGGGACTGATGTTGAGAGGGAGGCCAGGGGGAATGAGGACatggttgagagagagagaggggtgagggaaACAGAGCAATTGGAGCAAGAGGGGGAATTGGAGGAGGAGATAAATGTTAAAGTGGATGAGGAGGTGGATGTGGGGGAAGTCATGGAAGTGAAGGAAGCAGAGAGGGTAGAGGAGGAAAATGATGGGAAGGACGAGCAACCAGAACAGGAGAAAACTGGACTTTATGACCTCAGAGCAGAGTTTAGTTTAGATATGAATCAGAGTGGAAGTGAGGACGAGCGTGTTCTGCAAAACCAAGACAGCACAGCGCAAGAAGATGGAACAATAAAAGAGGAAGACAatttttcagattcagttgAATCAGATAATGAAGATTCTGAATTGATGGGATCTGAGGATGAAAGTTGCCACAGCataaagacagaagagacagCTTCTGAGAAACAAGATAGGGATCCAGAGGAACTGGAAGATCCTGTTGAAAAGTCAAGAAAGAATGAAAGTAGTATTCCAGAAGTGCGGACTTCTAATGAACAAAAAGATGAGGAAGTGAAGGAAGCAGAGTGGGTAGAGGAGGAAAATGATGGGAAAGACGAGCAACCAGAACAGGAGAATATTGAACATTATGACCTCAGAGCAGAGTTTAGTGAGCATATGAATCAGAGTGGAAGTGAGGACGAGCATGTTCTGCAAAACCAAGACAGCACAGCTCAAGAAGATGGAACAATAAAAGAGGAAGACAAGTTTTCAGATTCAGTCGAATCCGATAATGAAGACTCTGACTTGATGGGATCTGAGGATGAAAGTTGCCACATCATGAAGACAGAAGGGACAGCTACTGAGAAACAAGACAGGGATCCAGAGGAACTGGAAGATCCTGATGTAAAGTCaagaaccaatgaaaacagcatCCCAGAAGTGTGGACTTCTAAGGAACAAaaagatgaggaagatgagaCTGAGAAGCATacagatgaagaagaaacagTCGGAGAATCTTTGACAACTCATGCTGAAGTGAATGTTCAAGACTATCAAGAAAAGgatcaagaggaggaggatgactcTACAGATGATGAGGAAGCAGAGCATTCAATGTATGAAGATGTGGAGAGTACTGATGAAGATGTGGTAAAGATTTACTGCAAAGATGATTATCCCACAGACATATTCCGTACTTTGACAGAGTTCAGGGACTCTTTCCTTCTCACTGATCTAAATTTGAGGACAGAGGATGGGAAGAGTTTCCATGTGCACTCTCCGGTCCTGGCTGCTGTCAGCTCCGTTATCTGGGAAAGTCTGAGTAGGAGCGATATGGAAAATGATagagctgatgaaagaaaagacGATGCAACAAGTGTTGGAAACAGGTGGTCAGTGTCTCTGGGTCCAGAGGTGGACCACACTGGATTAAGGGCAGTTGTGGAGTTTGCCTACTCTGGACTTGTATCTTGTCTGAACAAGGATACCATAGAACAGATAAAGGCTGCGGCTCAAGCACTCGGTGCCCCCAGGGTACTGGATCTCTGCACAGAGGAAAAGTCCACAAAAACTGGATtgcagaaggaaaaagaaaggatcTCTGCAGCAGAACAAATGATGATCAGTCTCCAGTCCATCAAACAGCTGTGGATGGACAGGGTGGGCTGTGATGTTGTTTTGGAAGCTATCGGAGAATCACTTTATG TCCACAGAGTCATCCTGGCTGTCAGTAGTGACTACTTCCGTGGCATGTTCACCTCGGGGATGAAAGAGTCCCTTCAACCTTGTGTGACTCTCCCCTTCCTGTTGGCTTCAGAGCTTGAGGTTCTGATCAGCTGCTCCTACAATGGGGCTCTGCCTCTCAGCTGGAGGTGTGTCTTTGAGATCACTAGCACCGCTCTCCAGCTCCAGTACCAGCCTGCCCTCTCCTTGTGCCTTAACTTCCTTCAACAAGAAATTAATCCCCACTCCTGTTTGGATGTGGCATCTTTTGCTGAGGCTTACGAGATGGCGCAGCTTCTCGAAGTTGCGGAAGATTTTGTCTTGCGTCAATTCGAAAAGGTAGCATGCACCTTAAAGTTCAAGGACCTGCCAGCCACACAACTCCTTAAGTACTTGAACAGTCAGTCACTCTGTGTTCCATCTGAGCTTGTTGTATTCAAAGCAGTGGTGGCGTGGATTCAAGCTAAGCCCAAGAAAAGGCTTAGACTTGCTAAGGAACTGATGAAAACTATTAACTTTCCCCTCATGACGTTCAAAGAATTCAAAGAGGTCCAGGCTTTGAATATGTGGTTGGATCACAGCCTGGCTGAGCTCTACGAAGCAGTTTTTGAGGATTTCTGCTCCAATGAGACTGCACCACAGAGTCAGTGCCGCATCTATCTGCCAAAAGAGAGTCTGGTCTTGATTGGAGGAGAACAGATTTCTGAAGACCTGGGCAGCCGTAGCATCAGCAGAGAACTATGGTTTGGGAATTCCCTGAGGAACCATACAGGAATAAAAAAGGCCATGGAGTGGAGAAAGTTGGGAGAAATGCCAGAGCCAGAGAGGTTCAGTCATGAAGTGGCGGTGCTCAAAGGACAACTCTACGTGTTTGGGGGCAAGAGGTATTATGGCATTGGTGACACCCTGAATTCTGTTTACAG GTATGACCCCCATCAGAACAGCTGGGAGAGCCTGGCTGAAATGCAGGAAAAGAGATGCTCTTTCTCTGTGGTTGTGCTGGACGGAAAGATGTATGCCATTGGTGGACATTGCGACCCTGAATATATAGATAGTGTGGAACAATATTGCCCCACTGCAAACTCTTGGAG CTTCACGTGGTCCTTGGATCTGCCTCTGAGCGGGCACGTGGCAAAGGTTTTACAGGGACAGATCTTTGTCTCAGGAGGGCTGAACAGCGACTACAAGTGTCTTGCATCCATGTTTCTGTACCATCCAGAGACAGGGAGCACTTATCTGGCAAACATGACGAAACCTCGTGCTCATCACTGTATGGAGACCCTGGGTGACCGCCTTTACGTCGCAGGTGGAATAACCACAGATAAAAACATGACCATTGTTGACCAGCTAGACTGTGAGGTGTACAATCCAATTGCTGACTCCTGGACTGCCTTTACATCTCTGCCAGTGCCACATGTTGGAGCAGGAAGTGCCGTTTTGGAGGGAAAATTTTATGTGCTGGGTGGATACAGCCAGGAGGACTACAGTGACACTAAAATGGTCCACCGCTACGATCCCACCAAACAGAGGTGGGAGAACATGGGCAAGATGCCTGGGCCGAACAATGACATACGAGCATCTCTGTTGAGTTTGCCATCACATTTCCGTTTGTAA
- the si:ch211-63p21.1 gene encoding uncharacterized protein si:ch211-63p21.1 isoform X2, producing the protein MLRRESDSHGLFSSGETSDNDCEDTLLCEHCGKNRVMITRYSEGYGTEEECVLSDPQGESDADADIEDTDCRLQEPGSLQRISSRRRKRPRVARQDTTESEDDGGRSHRSHRWNLRLSPDRAHSRTILEESISQVRPLIICRPNVERQKSPVEMSRGSKLMSLWPSSLSLPLILLLSLPLSLSLVIVIVSFLLPWASA; encoded by the exons atgctGCGGAGGGAATCTGACTCCCACGGCCTCTTTTCCTCCGGTGAGACGTCTGACAACGACTGTGAG GACACACTGCTGTGTGAACACTGTGGAAAAAACAGAGTAATGATAACCAGGTACTCTGAGGGATACGGCACAGAG GAGGAGTGTGTATTATCTGACCCTCAGGGGGAGAGTGATGCAGATGCTGATATAGAGGATACAGATTGCAG ACTCCAGGAGCCGGGTTCCCTCCAGCGAATTAGCTCTCGGCGACGCAAGCGTCCACGGGTAGCACGGCAGGACACCACTGAGAGTGAAGACGATGGTGGGAGGAGTCACAGATCCCATCGCTGGAACCTCAGGCTCAGTCCTGACAGAGCACACAGCAGGACCATACtggag GAGAGCATATCACAGGTCAGGCCACTGATCATCTGCCGGCCAAATGTCGAGCGGCAGAAGAGTCCGGTCGAAATGTCACGAGGTTCCAAACTGATGTCTCTGTGGCcgtcatccctctctcttcctcttatcctcctcctctcgctgcccctctccctctccctcgtCATTGTTATCGTGTCTTTCCTCCTCCCGTGGGCCAGTGCTTGA